Proteins found in one Deltaproteobacteria bacterium genomic segment:
- a CDS encoding enoyl-CoA hydratase/isomerase family protein: MDQPVNLEKRGGMALVTLNRPKAYNAFGLDMIKVLADMLIELAVDRNVTGVVISGEGKAFCAGGDLRWISQCGERHGSAFHELAARYHQAILEIRRMPKPVVAAINGLAAGGGFSMTLACDFRIMEASALLRQAYTANGLSIDGGGTYSLPRLVGMARALEIAAFDPPIDAEKALSWGLVTEVVEDGKALDRAIEMIQVIQRGSLTSFAASKRLMTDSFNTSFETQLEKERHLLAWAADQPGGREGIAAFLEKRRPIFNTDC, translated from the coding sequence ATGGATCAACCGGTAAACCTGGAAAAAAGAGGGGGGATGGCGCTTGTTACATTAAACCGTCCGAAGGCCTATAACGCATTCGGTCTCGACATGATTAAGGTGTTGGCCGACATGCTGATTGAACTGGCCGTTGACCGGAATGTGACCGGGGTGGTGATTTCAGGCGAGGGGAAAGCCTTCTGCGCCGGTGGCGATTTGAGATGGATCAGTCAATGCGGGGAGCGTCACGGATCGGCATTTCATGAACTGGCCGCCCGGTATCATCAGGCCATATTGGAGATACGACGCATGCCCAAGCCGGTGGTGGCGGCCATCAACGGACTGGCTGCTGGAGGGGGGTTTTCCATGACACTTGCCTGCGATTTCAGAATCATGGAGGCCTCGGCCCTCCTCAGACAGGCCTATACCGCAAACGGTCTGAGCATCGACGGTGGCGGGACCTATTCCCTCCCGCGACTCGTGGGGATGGCAAGGGCCCTGGAGATTGCCGCATTCGACCCGCCCATTGATGCTGAAAAGGCCCTCTCCTGGGGTCTCGTGACTGAGGTGGTGGAGGACGGAAAGGCGCTCGACAGGGCCATTGAAATGATCCAGGTCATACAGCGGGGCTCTCTCACCTCCTTTGCCGCGTCAAAACGCCTGATGACAGACTCCTTCAATACCTCCTTTGAAACCCAGCTGGAAAAGGAGCGGCATCTCCTGGCATGGGCCGCGGACCAACCGGGAGGCAGAGAAGGAATCGCGGCCTTTCTGGAGAAAAGAAGGCCCATTTTCAATACGGATTGTTGA
- the cdaA gene encoding diadenylate cyclase CdaA: protein MLQKILMLISTIRWQDIVDIAFNSYILFRLYALFRGTDAFRVLTGIAFLWVLQRIAVSIGLILTSWMMEGIIAVAALIVIVVFRNEIRSVFRVRNIWAILWGLPQKQARTPIDIITQSVYGLAQQRIGALIVLPGREDIEEVVQKGVPWDGKISTEMIKSIFWPNNPVHDGAAVIRGNRVVEVSAILPLSQRKNLPSVYGTRHRAAAGLSEITDALIIVVSEERGTVTIAQGGDLNNIHSEKDLTMVLKRHLGIRENRTRYLKERRELYAAAFVSLLIVSVVWFSISRGFDAIKTFDIPIEYANRNPNLELLNTSTASVRLYLRGSRALLRSIQPEQIRVGIDLSNAVSGSNTFAITNEHLSIPPGLSLKEVRPMVVDVTIDERAQKALPVQADWVGKLAPGLILVRSTIIPSKVELIGPRTILDSMSTLYTTRIPLNDITRTGKTDAKLVIPSALLTLKPGSKDKVVVEYEVKERNE, encoded by the coding sequence TTGTTGCAAAAAATCCTGATGCTTATCTCCACCATTCGATGGCAGGATATTGTTGATATCGCTTTCAACAGTTATATCCTATTTCGTCTCTATGCGCTTTTTCGAGGGACGGATGCCTTCCGGGTCCTCACCGGCATTGCCTTCCTTTGGGTGCTGCAACGAATAGCCGTGTCCATCGGCCTTATTCTCACGAGTTGGATGATGGAAGGCATCATCGCTGTGGCAGCTCTTATTGTGATCGTTGTCTTTAGAAACGAGATCCGATCCGTTTTCCGGGTCAGGAATATCTGGGCTATTCTCTGGGGTCTGCCCCAGAAACAGGCCAGGACACCCATTGATATCATCACACAGAGCGTTTATGGACTGGCGCAGCAGCGTATCGGCGCCCTCATTGTGTTACCTGGCAGGGAAGACATAGAAGAGGTCGTTCAAAAGGGCGTGCCCTGGGATGGGAAGATCTCCACGGAGATGATCAAGAGCATCTTCTGGCCGAACAATCCGGTGCATGACGGGGCCGCCGTTATTCGGGGAAACCGGGTAGTGGAGGTCTCAGCCATTCTGCCCCTTTCCCAAAGAAAGAATTTACCCTCCGTTTATGGGACGAGACACAGGGCCGCTGCGGGATTGTCTGAGATAACGGATGCCCTGATCATTGTCGTGTCCGAGGAAAGAGGCACGGTGACCATAGCCCAGGGCGGCGACCTGAACAATATCCATTCGGAAAAAGACCTCACCATGGTTCTCAAAAGGCATCTGGGCATTCGGGAAAACAGGACCCGTTATCTGAAAGAAAGACGCGAGCTTTATGCTGCCGCCTTCGTCTCCCTTCTCATTGTGTCCGTTGTCTGGTTCAGTATCAGCAGAGGCTTTGACGCCATCAAGACTTTTGATATTCCCATCGAGTATGCCAACCGTAATCCGAATCTGGAGCTGTTGAACACATCCACGGCCTCGGTTCGCCTATATTTGAGGGGATCCAGGGCACTGTTGAGATCCATTCAGCCCGAACAAATCCGAGTAGGAATAGACCTAAGCAATGCCGTCTCTGGTTCTAACACGTTCGCCATCACCAATGAACACCTCTCTATCCCGCCCGGACTTTCATTGAAAGAGGTCAGGCCCATGGTCGTCGATGTCACCATTGATGAACGTGCCCAGAAGGCTCTTCCCGTGCAGGCGGATTGGGTGGGGAAACTGGCGCCGGGGCTTATTCTTGTCCGATCAACTATTATTCCTTCAAAAGTGGAATTGATCGGACCCAGGACCATCCTTGACAGCATGTCGACGCTCTACACCACCCGCATCCCCTTGAACGACATCACCCGTACGGGGAAGACAGACGCCAAACTGGTCATCCCTTCCGCCCTTCTGACGCTGAAACCCGGCTCAAAAGACAAAGTGGTTGTGGAGTACGAGGTGAAGGAAAGGAATGAGTAG
- a CDS encoding TlpA family protein disulfide reductase encodes MAPDFSLSDLSGQTISLEQHRGSVVLLDFWATWCGPCKMTVPLLAKLHEQYKDNGLVILGISVDDPQLIKDADLRNYKKMTQIDYPLMRFNQEIMEDYFSSGQIAIPTMFVIDRSGRIRDKIVGFQPDALEKSVAAVIR; translated from the coding sequence TTGGCACCCGATTTTTCCCTTTCAGATCTTTCAGGTCAGACAATTTCTCTGGAACAACACCGCGGCAGTGTCGTACTCCTGGATTTCTGGGCCACATGGTGCGGTCCGTGCAAGATGACCGTCCCTTTACTGGCCAAACTCCATGAGCAATACAAGGACAACGGCCTGGTCATCCTCGGCATTTCAGTGGATGATCCGCAGCTGATTAAGGACGCGGATCTACGCAACTATAAAAAAATGACTCAGATTGACTATCCGCTCATGCGATTCAACCAGGAAATAATGGAGGACTATTTTTCGAGCGGGCAGATCGCCATACCCACCATGTTCGTCATTGACCGCAGCGGGCGGATCCGCGATAAGATTGTTGGATTCCAGCCTGATGCCCTTGAAAAATCCGTGGCCGCAGTGATTCGATGA
- a CDS encoding amidohydrolase family protein — translation MIIDFHTHLFPPAFRQQRDQLVHEDPAFQSIYSFPDARLASAEDLIRSMDEEGVQRSVVFGFPWEKAGLYTRHNDYIIESVHRYPDRLTGFCTFSPRAPGGAREAERCLEQGLSGVGELAVYGSGLTSEVVKGMKDVMDLCSRTNAPLLLHVNEPVGHAYPGKTPNTLKQIYDFVREYLSNRIVLAHWGGGLLFYGLMKREVKEALHNVWFDTAASPFLYTPEIYRIAGEIVGFEKILFGSDYPLLSPGRYFKEMVSAGLSSEQMDQVKEVNAARLLKF, via the coding sequence ATGATTATCGATTTCCATACCCACCTTTTCCCCCCCGCCTTCAGGCAACAGAGGGATCAACTCGTTCATGAGGACCCTGCGTTTCAATCCATCTACAGCTTTCCCGATGCCAGGCTTGCAAGTGCAGAGGACCTCATCCGGAGTATGGACGAAGAAGGGGTCCAGCGGTCGGTCGTCTTCGGGTTCCCCTGGGAAAAAGCCGGGCTTTATACCAGGCATAATGATTATATTATCGAATCGGTCCATCGATACCCCGATCGGTTAACCGGCTTCTGCACCTTTTCGCCCCGCGCCCCGGGGGGCGCCCGGGAGGCCGAACGCTGCCTGGAACAGGGACTTTCAGGCGTGGGGGAATTAGCGGTTTACGGCTCCGGGCTCACTTCAGAAGTGGTCAAGGGCATGAAAGACGTCATGGATCTCTGCTCTCGAACCAACGCACCGCTCCTCCTCCATGTAAATGAACCGGTGGGACACGCCTATCCGGGAAAGACCCCCAACACCCTCAAACAGATATACGACTTTGTCAGGGAATATCTCTCCAACCGGATCGTGCTGGCCCATTGGGGAGGGGGTCTTTTGTTCTACGGCCTCATGAAAAGAGAGGTGAAAGAGGCATTACACAATGTCTGGTTTGACACGGCGGCCTCGCCCTTTCTTTACACCCCTGAGATCTACCGGATTGCCGGGGAGATCGTCGGTTTCGAAAAGATCCTCTTCGGAAGCGATTATCCCCTCCTCAGTCCGGGGCGTTATTTCAAAGAAATGGTCTCAGCAGGCCTGTCTTCCGAACAAATGGACCAGGTCAAAGAGGTAAATGCCGCACGATTGCTGAAATTCTGA
- a CDS encoding PAS domain S-box protein, which translates to MHSYTDVGNSNSPLHVWRERIFFVIFSSGILFGLLSYVSTLRYAVTRGHLPGSAIFYTSVYLCAVIILLVRPIPFAVRAGIGLFILYILGLATLLTVGPMGTSSIWLFTFAVTATLLLGLWAGLTASALNICTLFILAQQMSAGHLKWLLTMPYTLGTWRTTSVTFAFLSCVIVVSLAILVRNLEKALLKEQAFTARLTSINEQLEQEVTERKRAINDLAESEEKYRTLFQGSLEAMSLTLDGKIIDVNQAWLQMHGFEVKSDVLGMDISNIICQEDRKILLERRERWPHYEDRLYELRDLRRDGSFVDVQVYSSEISFGDNTYIIATVRDILKQKQSEKALRESEEKYKTILENIEEGYYEVDLQGNFTLVNDALSKIMGYPRDELMGMNTRDYVDTEDIEQVQKAFDKVYNTVEPEQSAEWRVLRPDGSRRDVEASVSLVRNMEGQPLGYRGIIRDVTERRLAEETKKRFENHIQVAERIESLGTLAGGIAHDFNNILMGIQGRISLMLMNMDESYPPVEHLKIIEDYVQNAANLTKQLLGLARGGKYEVKPVNLNEIVSRTSEMFGRTKKEITIHSTYQDDIWIVEADRRQIEQVLLNMYVNAWHAMPGGGEMYIETRNVVIDEEDSISYAVDPGRYVRISVTDVGIGMDEATRQRIFDPFFTTKEMGRGTGLGLASAFGIIKNHGGFINVYSEKGHGTTFHICLKVTGNAAPEEDAQRAGIQKGSETVLLVDDEEMITKIVKELLETLGYTVLLARSGTEAIETYRASWETIDIIILDMIMPGMSGSETFNRLKAINPDMKVILSSGYSMNGQVKEILDRGCNGFIQKPIRIADLSQKLREILDDRRGRCRK; encoded by the coding sequence ATGCACTCCTATACGGATGTCGGCAATTCAAACAGCCCCCTGCATGTCTGGCGTGAGCGCATTTTTTTTGTAATTTTCTCAAGCGGTATCCTCTTTGGGCTGCTAAGCTACGTATCGACGCTCAGGTATGCCGTAACGAGAGGACACCTTCCCGGCAGTGCAATCTTCTATACATCGGTCTATCTCTGTGCGGTCATCATTTTACTGGTGCGTCCCATTCCCTTCGCCGTTCGTGCGGGAATTGGTCTCTTTATCTTATATATACTTGGGTTAGCCACTCTGCTGACCGTGGGACCGATGGGAACCAGTTCCATCTGGCTCTTCACCTTTGCCGTAACGGCCACGCTTTTACTGGGCCTTTGGGCCGGACTCACCGCCTCAGCCCTTAACATATGTACGTTATTCATTTTGGCACAGCAAATGAGTGCGGGCCACTTGAAGTGGCTGTTAACCATGCCATACACATTGGGTACATGGAGAACGACTTCAGTAACGTTTGCCTTTCTGAGCTGTGTGATTGTCGTCTCTCTGGCCATATTGGTTCGAAACTTGGAAAAGGCCCTGCTAAAAGAGCAGGCCTTCACCGCGAGGCTAACCTCTATCAATGAACAACTTGAACAGGAGGTTACAGAGCGGAAACGCGCCATAAACGATTTGGCTGAATCTGAAGAGAAGTACCGGACGCTGTTTCAAGGTTCCTTGGAAGCGATGAGTCTGACGCTGGATGGAAAGATCATCGATGTAAACCAGGCATGGCTGCAGATGCACGGATTCGAGGTAAAGAGCGACGTGCTTGGGATGGATATCTCAAATATTATTTGTCAGGAAGACCGTAAAATACTTCTGGAACGTCGAGAAAGATGGCCGCATTATGAAGATCGTCTTTACGAATTAAGAGATCTCCGTCGCGACGGATCCTTTGTAGATGTACAGGTCTACTCAAGCGAGATTTCATTTGGGGACAATACATATATCATTGCCACAGTCCGTGATATCTTGAAGCAAAAACAGTCTGAAAAGGCCCTTCGGGAGAGTGAGGAAAAATACAAAACCATCCTGGAAAATATCGAAGAAGGCTACTATGAAGTTGATCTTCAAGGTAATTTTACCCTTGTTAATGACGCGTTGTCTAAAATCATGGGGTATCCCAGAGATGAGCTGATGGGGATGAATACCAGAGACTATGTGGATACAGAAGATATTGAACAAGTACAAAAGGCATTCGACAAGGTCTACAATACCGTGGAACCCGAACAAAGTGCGGAGTGGCGAGTTTTGAGGCCGGACGGTTCCAGGAGAGATGTGGAAGCTTCTGTATCTCTTGTCAGGAACATGGAAGGTCAGCCGCTCGGATATAGAGGTATCATACGGGATGTGACTGAACGAAGGCTCGCAGAGGAGACCAAAAAAAGGTTTGAGAATCATATCCAGGTGGCCGAAAGGATTGAGTCTTTAGGTACGCTGGCCGGCGGTATCGCCCATGACTTCAACAATATCCTCATGGGGATCCAGGGAAGGATCTCCTTGATGTTGATGAATATGGATGAATCTTATCCTCCTGTTGAGCATCTCAAGATCATAGAAGATTATGTTCAAAATGCGGCAAATCTTACCAAACAGCTTTTGGGCCTCGCCAGAGGTGGAAAGTATGAAGTGAAACCCGTGAACCTGAATGAAATTGTATCGAGGACCTCTGAGATGTTCGGAAGGACAAAGAAAGAGATTACCATTCACTCCACCTATCAGGATGATATTTGGATTGTGGAGGCAGACCGGAGGCAGATAGAGCAGGTGTTGCTGAATATGTATGTCAACGCCTGGCATGCAATGCCTGGGGGCGGAGAGATGTACATTGAAACAAGAAACGTCGTAATCGATGAAGAGGATAGCATATCCTATGCGGTGGATCCGGGGAGGTATGTCAGGATATCTGTTACGGATGTTGGGATTGGGATGGATGAAGCAACCCGGCAGAGAATATTTGACCCGTTCTTTACCACCAAGGAGATGGGGAGAGGGACGGGGCTGGGACTGGCCTCTGCCTTCGGGATCATCAAAAATCATGGCGGCTTCATTAACGTCTATAGTGAAAAGGGGCATGGAACTACCTTTCATATTTGTCTAAAAGTGACTGGAAATGCGGCACCCGAGGAAGACGCACAACGTGCAGGGATTCAAAAGGGATCCGAAACAGTTCTTTTGGTCGATGATGAGGAGATGATCACTAAAATTGTGAAGGAATTGCTGGAAACATTGGGTTACACGGTTCTTCTGGCCAGAAGCGGCACCGAAGCCATAGAAACATACAGAGCATCCTGGGAAACAATTGACATCATCATCCTGGATATGATCATGCCGGGTATGAGCGGCAGTGAGACATTTAACCGGCTGAAGGCGATCAATCCAGATATGAAAGTCATTCTATCCAGCGGTTACAGCATGAATGGCCAGGTCAAAGAAATATTGGATCGGGGGTGTAACGGCTTTATTCAGAAACCCATCAGGATAGCTGACCTATCACAGAAATTGCGAGAGATTCTGGACGATCGACGTGGAAGGTGTAGGAAGTGA
- a CDS encoding DUF2914 domain-containing protein, producing the protein MCEEMREFEPHNETIIFSATLGQAICFTAFDPVPEKTEIYHNWFKRDLPQGRIKLTLKPPKWASFSKIRLPSSDAGPWKVEITDANGKIFQTLRFSVTE; encoded by the coding sequence ATGTGCGAGGAGATGAGAGAATTCGAACCCCATAACGAAACCATTATTTTCTCCGCAACCTTGGGACAGGCCATCTGTTTTACAGCCTTCGACCCGGTCCCTGAAAAAACAGAGATCTACCACAACTGGTTCAAACGGGACCTCCCTCAAGGCAGAATCAAACTAACGCTCAAGCCGCCCAAATGGGCCAGCTTCAGCAAGATCCGCCTGCCAAGTTCTGATGCGGGTCCGTGGAAGGTTGAGATCACCGATGCGAACGGAAAGATTTTCCAGACCTTGCGTTTCAGTGTAACGGAGTAA